In Rhinoraja longicauda isolate Sanriku21f chromosome 6, sRhiLon1.1, whole genome shotgun sequence, the following proteins share a genomic window:
- the cebpa gene encoding CCAAT/enhancer-binding protein alpha — MEHNNFYEVEPHQQPPAFAYRDPGELADICDHENSIDISAYIDPTAFNDEFLADLFHSNHQQLAKLGHCQDKGRAAVELPAPHPAFAYRESKLQPLLGRPAALRSVVVKQEPSERQERVRSPAQCAHLQYQVSHCAQTSVHLQPGQPTPPPTPVPSPLPAHKGSPGAKGKKSSDKNSLEYRLRRERNNIAVRKSRDKAKLRNVETQHKVMELAGDNERLRGRVQELSRELDTMRGLFRQLPEAALVKAMGGCV; from the coding sequence ATGGAACACAACAACTTCTACGAGGTGGAGCCGCACCAGCAGCCGCCGGCCTTCGCGTACCGGGACCCGGGCGAGCTGGCAGACATCTGCGACCACGAGAACTCCATCGATATCAGCGCCTACATCGACCCGACCGCCTTCAACGATGAGTTCCTGGCCGACCTCTTCCACAGCAATCACCAGCAACTGGCCAAGCTGGGGCACTGCCAGGACAAGGGCAGGGCGGCCGTCGAGCTGCCCGCTCCTCACCCTGCCTTCGCATACCGGGAGAGCAAGCTGCAGCCGCTGCTCGGCCGCCCAGCCGCCCTGCGCTCGGTGGTGGTGAAGCAGGAGCCGTCCGAGCGGCAGGAGAGAGTCCGGAGCCCGGCTCAGTGCGCCCACCTCCAGTACCAGGTGTCTCACTGTGCCCAGACCAGCGTCCACCTGCAGCCCGGACAGCCCACGCCGCCGCCCACCCCCGTGCCCAGCCCGCTGCCCGCACACAAGGGCAGCCCCGGCGCCAAGGGCAAGAAGTCGTCGGACAAGAACAGCCTGGAGTACCGGCTGAGGAGGGAGCGCAATAACATCGCGGTGCgcaagagccgggacaaggccaAGCTGCGCAACGTGGAGACCCAGCACAAGGTGATGGAGCTGGCGGGCGACAACGAACGGCTCCGCGGCCGCGTCCAGGAGCTGAGCCGGGAGCTCGACACGATGCGGGGGCTCTTCCGACAACTGCCCGAGGCGGCTCTGGTCAAAGCCATGGGAGGCTGCGTCTGA